In Bactrocera oleae isolate idBacOlea1 chromosome 3, idBacOlea1, whole genome shotgun sequence, a genomic segment contains:
- the B4 gene encoding uncharacterized protein B4, translating into MTDSIKLSEMQRSSIEFERQRHLANWFIKSSPHMATPTSVAGVATTATTTATAAGATTDSTTATTTTSAVAATTTIKNTASSTTNLVGGNHTNGMSSSSAAAHHQQQQLNAKHHSSCGGGSNVNPPPPVFFLVSNNGNTNGNLVNGSKHSSNASPAATGVATPPNAISAVSGGPLGHFAAVEGRKPKLRRFNSHDTSANMFSVADFENARLARRNEIEMKQRLARRMRMSAGGGYGSAAGVGMSANLAGGSGCGLGANGNGSGAGNCGNGSMCGGGDYSTGDSKASKYSNESQHEPLPADIFLDRYSLPRVVRISYKTKFSDETLQSSSSNGSSTATTHTTGTSASNSSVSACGMTVAINTGTSSSTASSSGNVNAHSSGATNTSSSGERVTAKHSTSHNTTAAAASQSNTAINGNGNADANSRDHADHGELFLLYRLIRLRHIFHGHNAKTAAASRKKGVLIPQEFPGYFSLLNDKGIPTATLYTSLIQLVRERVYKFVSVDNMPAFTESQPNVNNLPTEGCIPIYTQPPPPPTNNRPQYVKTTARGGQVFRLLAVFEDGKQDHTTIGCTGGVTTKANNNHGREKEKGRYAQLLNENRQVLYVSLSTKGKFYEIEPGIPQILQKLGGIGNEANKKVNPDCVHRITALITPQRELPLTLRYISGPHGCSSAIPENVCITHITTENVVIACPIEDVEVQSPLHLRKLHLSKEMNLLKSSLGFESEQRMLANPNVQNILKFCQFNCDQFLKMVEVEILHRPERSGSKSRGEGLKILKPLHLPKLLRREKTTIPAHEKEDSIIFLSKSDLANLEAKEAAAQAAFENAASSTNRISDKMKVFQSTKKKWFRKQDKHAAHTMTSYELDVQAKRMSMERYSDMSKLLQERFGDKPNTQLQDANESISEPSGGASDIGCSDTETTTLATIDEKFKKVDTSGNKMIKKSMSLQDIELISGGAAARKPDLLPNTDTISEAGTDLEDLENQDLMPQSFITEKLYNEFHVKTRQYSKSSSSLHQLLNFSLPQKMQLHDNKRSLAQLKHNGNNGVLAAKPSLGDKRLDFNIGEPVTGRRAAGGLSLLAGIGGLGHSSNHTALASPLTPTSLIDDLPYSSVRDSLVLSSDESASENPTGNICQALNMIDYNKENIYAEICHDNVSHNAAATAGTTVSAMGGICTSATRDTFSAETHSTQISDDYGDYASLTYTTIAQPFNGSARSASIASALSKSTSGQTVVSAAAPPAGLAISRVQINCSSVSPVSYHTVYLGDEPLHNDKQRERAARRGKVGNKSRAHVTTVALEGNSATANDMHNNSSSNGGSIGATAASIANELEEVADNIYNTLK; encoded by the exons GTGGCAACCATACAAATGGCATGTCGTCGTCGTCAGCCGCCGCACAtcatcaacaacagcaattgaATGCTAAGCATCACAGCAGTTGTGGTGGCGGCAGCAACGTTAATCCACCGCCTCCTGTCTTTTTCTTAGTCTCCAACAATGGCAACACAAACGGCAATCTTGTCAATGGCAGCAAGCACAGCAGCAATGCGTCACCAGCTGCTACAGGTGTTGCTACGCCGCCCAATGCGATAAGTG CTGTCTCCGGCGGTCCGTTAGGCCATTTCGCGGCGGTCGAGGGACGCAAACCGAAATTGCGACGCTTCAACTCGCACGACACCAGCGCAAATATGTTTTCCGTGGCGGATTTCGAAAATGCGCGTCTAGCGCGACGCAATGAAATCGAAATGAAACAGCGCTTGGCACGACGCATGCGCATGAGTGCCGGCGGTGGTTATGGCTCTGCGGCCGGTGTTGGCATGAGCGCGAATCTGGCCGGTGGCAGCGGTTGCGGACTGGGCGCTAATGGCAATGGCAGCGGTGCGGGCAACTGTGGCAATGGCAGCATGTGTGGTGGCGGCGATTACTCCACCGGCGATAGCAAAGCATCCAAGTATAGCAATGAG tccCAGCACGAGCCGCTACCTGCGGACATCTTTCTCGATCGCTATTCGTTGCCGCGCGTAGTGCGTATCTCTTATAAGACGAAGTTCTCGGACGAAACGCTGCAGTCGTCTTCATCGAATGGCTCGTCCACGGCTACAACACATACCACCGGCACCAGCGCCTCGAACTCGTCGGTGAGCGCTTGTGGCATGACGGTGGCCATTAACACCGGTACCTCGTCATCGACGGCCTCCTCAAGCGGCAATGTGAATGCGCACAGCTCGGGTGCTACGAATACGAGCAGCAGCGGTGAAAGAGTGACCGCCAAGCACTCCACCTCGCATAATACAACAGCTGCTGCAGCATCTCAGTCAAATACAGCAATTAACGGTAACGGCAATGCCGATGCGAATAGTCGTGATCATGCCGATCACGGAGAGCTGTTCTTGCTTTATCGGCTAATACGCCTGCGTCACATATTTCACGGGCATAATGCCAAAACGGCGGCGGCGAGCCGCAAGAAAGGTGTGCTGATTCCGCAAGAGTTTCCAG GCTACTTTTCGCTGCTCAATGACAAGGGTATACCTACAGCCACGCTCTACACCTCACTGATACAGCTGGTGCGCGAACGTGTGTACAAATTCGTCTCAGTCGACAATATGCCCGCCTTCACGGAATCCCAACCCAACGTAAATAACCTACCCACAGAGGGTTGCATACCAATATATACCCAACCACCGCCACCACCGACCAACAATCGCCCACAGTATGTGAAGACGACAGCGCGAGGTGGTCAAGTCTTTCGACTGCTTGCCGTTTTCGAAGATGGCAAACAAGATCACACGACAATCGGTTGTACCGGTGGTGTTACAACAAAAGCGAATAACAATCATGGGCGTGAGAAGGAAAAAGGACGCTATGCACAATTGCTGAATGAGAATCGGCAGGTGTTGTATGTGTCGCTCTCCACGAAGGGCAAATTTTACGAGATCGAACCGGGTATACCACAAATACTGCAGAAATTGGGTGGTATCGGCAATGAAGCGAATAAAAAAGTGAATCCGGATTGTGTGCATCGCATTACGGCGCTGATAACGCCACAACGAGAGTTACCGTTAACACTACGTTACATCTCCGGACCGCATGGCTGTAGTAGCGCGATACCCGAGAATGTTTGTATTACGCACATAACTACTGAGAATGTGGTGATTGCTTGTCCCATCGAGGATGTGGAAGTGCAAAGTCCACTGCATTTACGCAAGCTGCATCTATCCAAAGAGATGAATTTGTTGAAGAGCTCACTCGGTTTCGAGAGTGAACAACGCATGCTGGCAAATCCCAATGTGCAAAATATATTGAAGTTTTGTCAATTCAATTGTGATCAATTTCTTAAGATGGTCGAGGTGGAAATATTGCACCGTCCAGAGCGGTCTGGTTCGAAGAGTCGTGGTGAaggtttgaaaatattgaaaccaCTACATCTACCAAAGCTGCTGCGACGTGAAAAGACCACAATACCAGCGCATGAGAAGGAAGACTCTATAATCTTTCTCAGCAAATCGGATCTCGCTAATTTGGAGGCCAAGGAAGCAGCTGCACAAGCAGCTTTTGAAAATGCAGCTAGCAGTACCAACCGCATTAGTGATAAGATGAAAGTTTTTCAATCGACTAAGAAGAAATGGTTCCGCAAACAGGACAAACACGCAGCGCATACAATGACCTCCTACGAACTGGATGTGCAGGCGAAACGCATGAGCATGGAACGCTATTCAGATATGTCGAAGCTGTTGCAGGAGCGTTTCGGCGATAAACCAAATACGCAGCTACAAGACGCGAATGAATCAATTTCGGAACCGAGTGGCGGCGCGTCGGATATTGGTTGTTCGGACACGGAGACTACAACCTTGGCGACTATCGATGAAAAATTCAAGAAAGTCGACACGAGCGGCaacaaaatgataaaaaaatccATGTCGCTGCAGGATATTGAGCTTATTAGCGGCGGTGCTGCTGCACGCAAACCTGATCTGCTACCAAACACTGATACCATCTCAGAGGCGGGCACCGATCTTGAAGATCTCGAAAATCAGGATCTCATGCCACAGTCTTTTATAACTGAAAAGCTTTATAATGAGTTCCACGTCAAAACGCGGCAGTACAGCAAATCATCATCGAGCCTCCATCAACTCTTAAATTTTTCATTGCCACAGAAAATGCAGTTACACGATAACAAGCGCTCGCTGGCGCAACTGAAGCACAATGGCAACAATGGCGTCCTAGCAGCAAAACCGTCATTAGGTGACAAACGACTTGATTTCAATATCGGCGAACCCGTAACTGGCAGACGTGCTGCTGGTGGGCTTTCATTGCTTGCTGGCATTGGTGGTCTAGGTCATTCAAGCAATCACACTGCGCTCGCCTCACCGCTAACACCCACCAGCCTAATTGACGATCTGCCCTACTCGAGCGTGCGAGATTCATTGGTGCTCTCCAGTGACGAATCGGCATCGGAAAATCCAACGGGTAATATTTGTCAGGCGCTCAATATGATCGACTACAATAAAGAGAATATCTATGCGGAAATATGCCATGACAATGTTAGCCACAATGCAGCAGCAACAGCTGGCACCACAGTCTCGGCTATGGGCGGCATTTGTACATCGGCCACGCGTGACACGTTTTCGGCTGAAACACACTCCACGCAGATCTCGGACGATTATGGTGACTACGCATCGCTAACATACACCACAATCGCACAACCGTTTAATGGTAGCGCACGTAGCGCGAGCATTGCCAGCGCTCTCAGCAAGTCGACGAGCGGTCAAACTGTAGTCAGCGCAGCAGCGCCACCAGCAGGACTGGCGATCAGTCGCGTACAAATCAATTGCAGCTCCGTCAGTCCGGTGAGCTATCACACGGTATATTTGGGCGATGAGCCGCTGCACAACGACAAACAGCGCGAACGTGCGGCAAGGCGTGGCAAAGTGGGCAACAAGAGCCGCGCGCATGTCACCACAGTGGCGCTGGAAGGCAACTCGGCAACGGCGAATGAtatgcacaacaacagcagcagcaatggCGGTAGTATTGGCGCTACAGCTGCGAGCATTGCAAACGAACTGGAGGAGGTGGCTGACAATATTTACAATACACTAAAATGA